The genomic interval CCCGCTCGGCACGACCAGCGGGAGCTATCTGCGCGCGGGCTTCGCGGTGGCGCTCGGCATAGCACTGCTCGGCGAGCGCTTTACCTGGTCAATCGTTGCCGGAATGGCGCTCATTCTCGCCGGCGTGATTGCGGTCACGGTGTCACTGCCGGCGCGAAATACCGGGAAACAGCCGGGCTGATTGTCGCCATCTTCAAAGCCTGATCTTGCCATTCCGTCTGGCGATGACGATTTGTGGTCAAGGAGACGGGAGAATTGAAGTGAGCACGTCAACACGCCGTGGCTTTCTCGGATTTGTATCCGCCAGCGCGGCCGGCCTGCTCGGCACCCGCGCGCAGGCCGCGCCTGCGGCTGCCGATGACGAACCCGCCTGCATCCTGACACCGCAGGCCGAGGAAGGGCCGTTCTACGTCGACCCAAAACTGGTTCGCCAGGACATCACCGAAGGCAGGCCGGGCGTGCCGCTGACGCTGCGGCTGCGCGTGATCGAGGCCGGGCCCTGCACGGCGATCAAGGGCGCGCGGATCGACATCTGGCATTGCGATGCCAAGGGACTCTATTCGGCCTTTCCCGGCCAGGGCGACCGGCACACGATCGATGCATCCGGCAAGACTTTTTTGCGCGGCACGCAAGTTACCGACGATGCAGGCTGGGCCAGTTTCAACACCATCTATCCCGGCTGGTATGACGGCCGCACGGCGCACATCCATTTCAAGGTCTTTCTCGACGACAAGAGCGTGCTGACGGGACAGACCTACTTTCCGGATGCGCTGAACGAGTTCATCTACACCAACGTGCCCGATTACGGCGACCGCGCCCGGCAGCGCGCGATCCTCAACGCCAATGACGGCGTCATCGCGCGTTCCGATCCCGAGCATCGCGCGTTCTGCGCGGTGAAGGAGGAGCGCGACCGCTACGTCGCGACCCTGACGATCGGTGTCGACCGCCGCGCCGACGGCACGGTGGGGCGTGCGGGGCCGCCGCCCGGTCCACCGCCTGCAGGCCAGCAGCCGCCGAGGTTCGGCCGCGTCATCAAGGACAGGCTCGCCGCGCTGGTGCCGGGGCTCAAGTCCGGTCGCTGATCAGCACGGCTAAGCGCCTCAGCGCTTGATCGAGATGAACGAGGCCGTGACGCCGGCGGCGCCGCCGTCGTGCGGCTTGGCCCTGATCACGGTGCCGACCAGCGTTGGAATCTGGTTGACGCCGTTTTGCCATTTCGGCGCGGTCGTGGCTCTGTAGTCGTATTCCCAGTTCGCGGTTGGCGTGTTGTCGCGGCCGTTGCCGACGAGATCCACGGAGATGTCGCCCGAGGCCTGTGTCTGCATCGTGCCCTTGAGATCGAGCACGAGGCCGCCTCCCATGTCGAGTGTGCCGGTGACATTGTTTCCCGACGGCGGGTCGAACGTCATGACGCCCTCGCCGAAGACGAGGCTCAGCGCCTTCGCAGCATTGGGGGCCGTCGATCCCTGCCCGAACAGCGCGGCGAGATTTCGCACCGCCGGATCGGTGGGATCGTCCCACACGATGACGTCGGCGCGATTGACGTAGCTGCGATAGGTCCATTTGCCCGGCAACGACGGATCCCAGGCCGGGGACGCCGTAGCCGCGGACGCCATCGGCGCAACGGTCGACGGTGATCTGGTTTGCGCCAGTGCGACATCAGGGAAAGCGACCAGGCACGCGACCAGGAGTTCGAGAGCCCTTCGTGTCAAAGCCCTTGTCATCGGCATCTCCCACCTTGCGGTCAATTTCCTTCACCAGCTATCGAAGGGTGTATAATATCAAAAATGTATACTTATGATAGTGAGCCGCTTCACGTGTGAAATGTCGTTATCGCGATCCGCAGACACCGATCTCCCATCCTCGCCGCTCGCGGCGTGAGGACGGCCGCGCGGCCGATTCCAGCGGCAATTGGCGGTTGCAAAAGGCAATCGCCGCGGCGATGCTGGCCGCGATGCCCGCCAGATCCAGCGCCCCGCCCGACAAGCCCGAGCCGTCTGAGCCGCACTATCACGGCCATCGCGAGCGGCTGCGCGAGCGCTTTTACACGGCAGGTCCCGACGCGCTCAGCGACTACGAGCTTTTGGAGATGGCGCTGTTTCCCGCGCTGCCGCGGCGCGACACAAAACCGCTCGCCAAAACCCTGATCAAGATTTTTGGCTCGTTTGCCGAAGTCGTTCATGCGCCCGTCGCGCGGCTGCGCGAGATCGACGGCATTGGCGACGCCGTGATCAACCAGCTCAAGCTAATCGCGGCGGCCACACACCGCGTCGCCAAGGGCGAGGTGAAGAGCCGCAACGCGCTGTCGTCCTGGACCGAGGTGATCGACTATTGCCGCTCCAGCATGGCGTTCGCCGACAAGGAGCAGTTTCGCCTGCTGTTCCTCGACAAGCGCAACCAGCTCATCGCCGACGAGGTGCAGCAGACCGGCACGGTCGACCATACGCCGGTCTATCCGCGCGAGGTCATCAAGCGCGCGCTGGAATTGTCCGCGACCGCGCTGATCCTGGTGCACAACCACCCCTCCGGCGATCCGACGCCGTCACAGGCCGACATCCAGATGACCAAGGCGATCATCGACATCGCAAAGCCGCTCGGCATTGCCGTGCACGACCACATCATCGTCGGCAAGAGCGGGCACGCGAGCCTGCGCGGGATGCGGCTGATCTAAGCGAGCGATGTCTCCGCTTCCGGGCGGCCGCGTTCGGTGGTGGCACCGACCGTATCAGAACTTGTACGAGAATCCGCCACCGACCTCGACGACCGTCAGGTGGTCGCTTGTGAGCGTGCGCCCGCGGGAGCGCCGTTTGACAATGGACAGTGCTTCGATTTGACCCGCGGTTTCGGTTGTTGTCCGGCCGCGCCATGTGTTAAAATTCTAAAACTTGGGTGTGCCAACGGGCGGCCCGGGAGCAGTTTCCGATAGCCGCCTCGGTTCGGATCGCGCCCTCACCAAAGGAGCGCGGCATGACATGCTGGCCCAGAGGGATTGCAGCCGCTGCGATTCTGGGGTTAGGCGCGATCTCGCTCATAGACGTCGCGGCTCGCGCCGAGCCAGGCGTGTACGACGACCGGATCTTGTTCGGACAATCGGCGGCCTTTGAGGGGCCCGCGGCGGCGTTGGGTCTTGGCATGCGGGAAGGTATTCTCGCATCCTTCAACGAAGCCAATGCCACCGGCGGAGTTAACGGTCGGAGGCTTGAGCTTGTCTCCTATGACGACGGCTACGAACCGGAAAAGGCAATTGCCAACACCAAGCGCCTGATCGATGAGAACGGGGTGTTCGCGCTCGTCGGCGAAGTGGGCACGCCGACCTCGAACGCGGCGCAGCCGATCACCACGGAAGCGGGGGTGCCGTTTATCGGACCGTTTACGGGCGCCGCTTTCTTGCGCAACCCGTCGCTCCGCAACGTGATCAACATTCGCGGCTCCTATGATCAGGAGACTGAGGCCTGGATCGAGCATCTCACCGCTGACCTCGGCGTTTCGCGGATCGCCATCCTGTACCAGGACGACACCTTCGGTCGCGCCGGGCTCTCGGGCGTCTCGAAGGCGATGGAAAAGCGTGGCATGAAGCTGGTGGCCGAAGGCACGTTCGAACGCAACACGATCGCGGTGAAGACGGCGCTGCTGGCAATTCGCAAGGCGGGCCCCGAGGCCGTCGTGATGGTCGGTCCCTACAAACCGTGCGCGGAGTTCATCAAGCTGGCGCATCGGCTCAAGCTGGACGCCGTCTTCGTCAACATCTCATTCGTCGGAGCCAACGCCCTCGCCAAGGAACTCGGCGAGGACGGCAAGGGAGTGGTGGTGACTCAGGTCGTACCATTCCCCGGGGATACCAGCATCCCGCTTGTGGCCCGGTACCAAAAGGCGCTCAAGATAGCCAATCCTGACGCCCAGATCGGCTTCGTCTCGCTCGAGGGATACATGGTCGGCCGATTGGTCATCGAAGCCTTGGGAAAGGTGAAAGGTCCAGTTACGCGGGCGGAGCTGCTTTCGACCATCAAAGAAGTCGGCACGTTCGATCTGGGCGGCATCACGCTGTCCTATGGCCCAGACGACAATCAGGGAATGGACCAGGTCTTCCTCACCGTGATCCGGGCGGATGGCAGCTTCAAGCCAGTCGACCGCCTGGAACGTTGAAGCGGCGGGCAGGCGCGTCATCGCCGGGCAACGCGGACCCGCTTCAGTCGATGGCATGCCGTCATGGATCAAGCGAATCGAGAATATCTTGGACCGACCTCCGTCGAAGCCGACACTTCGAAGTCAGCCGGCGCGGGTCGCAAGCATGACGGCAAGGCGGCCCTAGGCATCAAGGCCAAACTGTTCCTGGCGTTCGGCGGGATGGCCATGTTGACCGTCGGCGCCAGCATGGTCGCGTGGTATGCATTCACCGACATTGACAGATCGGTGACGCGGATCACCGCTGAGAGCATCGGCGGCATGGCGGCCTCGCTCCGGCTGGCCGAAAAGAGCGCGGAGATCACGGCGACGGCTCCCGCTCTCATTGCGAGCCGCAGCGAAGAGGAGCGATCCAAGGAACAGGAGAAACTCGTTCGTAGGTTGAATGAAATCTCCGCCGTGACCGAGAGTCTGAGGGTCACGGGCACGGCCGAAGCAAGATTCGCCAATCTGACCGAGATCGAAGGCAAGATCGCAACCGAGCTAAAAGCGCTGGACGGCGCTGTCGCGCAGCGCCTGCGACTGAGCGCGCAAAGGCAGGCCGCGGTCGCGGATCTTGCCGTCGTCGAGACCAAGTTCCAGAACGCCTTGGAGCCTTTGGTGGACGACGCCGGCTTCAACCTCGTCACCACCAGCGAGGAGGTGACGGCCAAGAGCAAGGAGGCGATCATAGGCCTGATCGAGGGCGGGGTGAATGCCTTGCAGGCGCTGCTGACGCTGCGCGCCGATGGCAATCTGGCGGCGAGCCTGTTGCGCGAAGCGGCGCACGTCGACGATCCGGCCTTGATTCAGCCCATCCGCGAGCGGTTCTCGGCTGCAGCGGCCGCGATCGAGAAGGGTCTCGCGGCGCTACCTCAGTCGAACGAGAACAAGCGGCTGCACGAGGTGAGCAAGTCATTGATTGCGCTCGGCCGCGGCGTGGACAACGTTTTCCAAGTCCGGTCGCAGGAACTCCGAGCCCCCGTCGAGACGCGGCACTCGTTCCAGATCAAGCGCGAAGACATGACGGCGGCGGTGGAGTTGGCGTACCGCAAACTGTCCGAGACGCTTACGCCGATGGTGGACGACGCCGGCTTCGACCTCGTCACCACCAGCGAGGAGGTGACGGCCAAGAGCACGAAGTCGATCACCGGCTTGGTCGAGGGTGGGGCGAACACCTTGCAGGTGCTACTGACGCTGCGCGCCGAGGGCAACCTGGCAGCGGGCCTGCTGAATGCGGCCGCCGGCGTCCCTGATCCCACTTCACTCAAGCCGCTCCAGGAACGCTTCGTCGCGGCCGCGAGCCGCGCA from Bradyrhizobium arachidis carries:
- a CDS encoding intradiol ring-cleavage dioxygenase produces the protein MSTSTRRGFLGFVSASAAGLLGTRAQAAPAAADDEPACILTPQAEEGPFYVDPKLVRQDITEGRPGVPLTLRLRVIEAGPCTAIKGARIDIWHCDAKGLYSAFPGQGDRHTIDASGKTFLRGTQVTDDAGWASFNTIYPGWYDGRTAHIHFKVFLDDKSVLTGQTYFPDALNEFIYTNVPDYGDRARQRAILNANDGVIARSDPEHRAFCAVKEERDRYVATLTIGVDRRADGTVGRAGPPPGPPPAGQQPPRFGRVIKDRLAALVPGLKSGR
- the radC gene encoding RadC family protein, translating into MPARSSAPPDKPEPSEPHYHGHRERLRERFYTAGPDALSDYELLEMALFPALPRRDTKPLAKTLIKIFGSFAEVVHAPVARLREIDGIGDAVINQLKLIAAATHRVAKGEVKSRNALSSWTEVIDYCRSSMAFADKEQFRLLFLDKRNQLIADEVQQTGTVDHTPVYPREVIKRALELSATALILVHNHPSGDPTPSQADIQMTKAIIDIAKPLGIAVHDHIIVGKSGHASLRGMRLI
- a CDS encoding ABC transporter substrate-binding protein; this encodes MTCWPRGIAAAAILGLGAISLIDVAARAEPGVYDDRILFGQSAAFEGPAAALGLGMREGILASFNEANATGGVNGRRLELVSYDDGYEPEKAIANTKRLIDENGVFALVGEVGTPTSNAAQPITTEAGVPFIGPFTGAAFLRNPSLRNVINIRGSYDQETEAWIEHLTADLGVSRIAILYQDDTFGRAGLSGVSKAMEKRGMKLVAEGTFERNTIAVKTALLAIRKAGPEAVVMVGPYKPCAEFIKLAHRLKLDAVFVNISFVGANALAKELGEDGKGVVVTQVVPFPGDTSIPLVARYQKALKIANPDAQIGFVSLEGYMVGRLVIEALGKVKGPVTRAELLSTIKEVGTFDLGGITLSYGPDDNQGMDQVFLTVIRADGSFKPVDRLER